One genomic segment of Ipomoea triloba cultivar NCNSP0323 chromosome 9, ASM357664v1 includes these proteins:
- the LOC116028971 gene encoding GDSL esterase/lipase At1g28590-like produces the protein MAPFSSFSFLVVLLASIGCATACYTAIFGFGDSLTDAGNLIHLETDGSVPHMYFPPYGETFFGHPTGRCSDGRVILDIIAEHYGLAIPPPSLSRKAQTGGNNIRQGVNFAVVGSRALPAEFYEKLEIYDTVTNVSMRDQLHAFKDMIPSLCNSPSDCKNLLENSLFVLGEFGGNDYTHALLSGKDITVIRPFIPIVAHAIAEGAHKLIELGARTVMVPSVLPLGCAASYLTYYPSPNPEDYDDLGCLIWVNDMASYHNQLLQKELNLVRERHPYANIIYTDIFNAAMQIYDGPDTLGFSGGALRACCGGGGEYNFNPDLQCGDEGATSCPDPSTYVNWDGYHLTEAAYKLITKSLLDGTYTYPSMNDLCPTNGQVAQL, from the exons ATGGCTCCGTTTTCCTCCTTTTCTTTCTTGGTAGTATTGTTAGCAAGCATTGGCTGCGCCACCGCATGCTACACCGCCATATTCGGCTTCGGAGATTCCCTCACCGACGCCGGAAACCTGATTCACCTCGAGACTGACGGCTCCGTTCCCCACATGTACTTCCCTCCTTACGGAGAAACCTTTTTCGGCCATCCCACCGGCCGTTGCTCCGACGGCCGCGTCATCCTCGATATAATCG CGGAGCATTACGGACTTGCGATTCCGCCGCCGTCGCTCAGCCGTAAAGCTCAAACCGGCGGGAATAATATCCGACAAGGGGTTAACTTCGCGGTGGTGGGATCGCGAGCACTGCCGGCGGAATTCTACGAAAAGCTAGAAATTTATGATACTGTCACCAACGTCTCCATGAGAGACCAATTGCACGCCTTCAAAGATATGATTCCTTCGCTCTGTAACTCACCTTCGG aTTGCAAGAACTTGTTGGAGAACTCTTTATTTGTCCTTGGAGAATTCGGTGGCAATGACTACACTCACGCACTTCTATCTGGAAAAGACATTACTGTCATCCGGCCATTTATCCCTATTGTTGCCCATGCCATTGCTGAGGGTGCCCAT AAACTAATAGAACTAGGAGCAAGAACAGTAATGGTTCCAAGCGTGCTCCCACTTGGATGTGCGGCTTCTTATTTAACATATTACCCAAGTCCCAACCCTGAAGACTACGACGATTTGGGGTGTCTCATTTGGGTGAACGATATGGCTTCTTATCACAATCAATTGCTTCAAAAAGAGCTCAATCTCGTGCGAGAACGTCACCCTTATGCTAATATTATCTACACTGATATTTTCAATGCCGCCATGCAAATTTACGACGGTCCCGACACATTGG GATTTTCGGGAGGTGCTTTAAGAGCATGTTGTGGTGGGGGTGGTGAGTACAATTTTAATCCTGATCTGCAATGCGGGGACGAGGGAGCAACCAGTTGTCCGGATCCTTCTACGTATGTTAACTGGGACGGGTATCATTTGACAGAGGCGGCTTATAAACTTATTACCAAGAGTTTATTAGACGGCACATATACTTATCCAAGTATGAATGATTTATGTCCTACAAATGGCCAAGTTGCCCAACTTTAA
- the LOC116028662 gene encoding GDSL esterase/lipase At1g28590-like: MVPSSSSLPFFLALLVACIGCTAACYTAIFGFGDSLTDAGNLIHLETDGSVPHMYFPPYGETFFGHPTGRCSDGRVILDLIAQYYGLEIPPPSLSRKAQAGGNNIRQGVNFAVVGSRALPAEFYEKLDIYDTVTNVSMKDQLHAFQDMIPSLCNSPSDCKNLLENSLFVLGEFGGNDYTHSLLSGKDISVIRPFIPIVAHAIAEGAHKLIELGARTIMVPSVLPLGCAASYLTYYPSPNIEDYDDLGCLIWVNDMAAYHNQLLQKELSLLRERHPYANIIYTDIFNASMRIYDGPETLGFSGGALTACCGGGGPYNFNPNLQCGDVGATSCPDPSKFVNWDGYHLTETAYILITNSLLDGTYTYPRMDTLCPANAKVAQV, from the exons ATGGttccttcatcttcttcccttcCTTTCTTCCTCGCATTATTGGTGGCGTGCATTGGCTGCACCGCCGCATGCTACACCGCCATCTTCGGCTTCGGAGATTCCCTCACCGACGCCGGAAACCTCATTCACCTCGAGACTGATGGCTCCGTTCCCCACATGTACTTCCCTCCTTATGGAGAAACCTTTTTCGGCCATCCCACCGGCCGCTGCTCCGACGGCCGCGTCATCCTCGATTTAATCG CTCAGTATTACGGACTAGAGATTCCGCCGCCTTCGCTCAGCCGTAAAGCTCAAGCCGGCGGAAATAATATCCGGCAAGGGGTTAATTTCGCGGTGGTGGGATCGCGTGCACTGCCGGCGGAATTCTACGAAAAGCTAGACATTTATGATACCGTCACCAACGTCTCCATGAAAGACCAATTGCATGCCTTTCAAGATATGATTCCATCGCTCTGCAACTCACCTTCGG ATTGCAAGAACTTGCTGGAGAACTCTTTATTTGTCTTGGGGGAATTTGGTGGAAACGACTACACTCACTCACTTCTATCTGGAAAAGACATTAGTGTCATCCGACCATTTATCCCTATTGTTGCTCATGCCATTGCTGAGGGTGCACAT AAATTAATAGAGTTAGGCGCTAGAACAATAATGGTCCCAAGTGTGCTCCCACTTGGATGTGCAGCttcctatttgacatattacCCAAGTCCCAACATTGAAGACTACGACGATTTGGGGTGTCTCATTTGGGTCAACGATATGGCTGCTTACCACAATCAATTGCTTCAGAAAGAGCTCAGTCTTCTGCGAGAACGTCATCCCTATGCCAATATTATTTACACTGATATTTTCAATGCTTCCATGCGAATTTACGACGGTCCAGAAACATTGG GATTTTCGGGAGGTGCCCTAACAGCATGTTGTGGTGGGGGTGGTCCGTACAATTTCAACCCTAATCTCCAATGCGGAGACGTGGGCGCAACTAGCTGCCCGGATCCTTCTAAATTTGTCAACTGGGATGGGTATCATTTGACGGAGACCGCTTATATACTTATAACCAATAGTTTACTGGACGGCACATATACTTATCCTCGTATGGATACGTTATGCCCTGCAAATGCTAAGGTTGCCCAAGTTTAA
- the LOC116030386 gene encoding GDSL esterase/lipase At1g28580-like has translation MASSSFVVTMLLSFFLLTSPENAAAAAAPYTSLFSFGDSLADTGNLLHILPETNPPPHFALPPYGETFFHTPTGRFSDGRLVIDFIAESLGLPFLPPYIGEEKNESGRRNFSQGVNFAVAGATALDDAFFEEIGIDHFTPNVSLYCQLNWFKEMLPTICHSSSECKEFLKSSLVVVGEIGGDDYNYAFQVEISTDVINSYVPKVISKIGSIVDELIGLGAVTVLVAGEIPKGCSAAYLAKFMSSNQNDYDFETGCLNWLNNFAKYHNSLLINELNRLQELHPHATIIYADYYNAAMQFYLTPDKLGFKEGALVACCGAGGPYNFNESFKCGYPPTKSCANPNLHANWDGGHLTEAAYKWLAHSILTGAYTDKNLNTISTSFKATS, from the exons ATGGCTTCTTCTAGCTTTGTTGTTACCATGTTACTATCATTCTTCTTACTAACATCACCGGAAaatgccgccgccgccgccgctccGTACACATCCCTCTTTAGCTTCGGGGATTCGTTAGCCGACACCGGCAACCTCCTTCATATCTTACCGGAAACAAACCCGCCTCCCCACTTTGCCCTCCCACCTTACGGAGAAACCTTCTTCCATACCCCCACCGGCCGATTTTCCGATGGCCGTCTCGTCATCGACTTCATCG CCGAAAGTTTGGGGCTTCCGTTTCTTCCGCCGTACATCGGGGAGGAGAAAAATGAAAGTGGCCGCCGGAATTTTAGTCAAGGTGTGAATTTCGCCGTCGCCGGTGCTACGGCTTTGGACGATGCATTTTTTGAGGAAATTGGAATCGATCATTTCACCCCTAATGTCTCCTTGTACTGCCAATTGAATTGGTTCAAGGAAATGTTACCAACCATTTGCCACTCCTCATCag AATGCAAGGAATTTCTTAAAAGCTCATTAGTAGTAGTGGGTGAAATTGGAGGAGATGATTACAACTACGCATTCCAAGTAGAAATATCAACTGATGTTATTAACTCATACGTTCCAAAAGTCATCTCTAAAATTGGCTCAATTGTCGAT GAACTGATTGGCCTAGGAGCCGTTACAGTACTTGTGGCAGGAGAGATACCAAAGGGATGCTCAGCAGCTTATCTAGCAAAATTCATGAGCTCCAACCAGAATGACTACGATTTTGAAACTGGATGTCTGAATTGGCTAAACAACTTTGCAAAATACCACAACAGCCTTTTGATTAACGAACTTAATCGCCTCCAGGAACTTCACCCCCACGCTACAATCATCTATGCTGATTATTACAACGCGGCAATGCAATTTTACCTCACCCCAGACAAATTAGGATTCAAAGAAGGGGCACTTGTAGCATGCTGTGGAGCAGGAGGACCATACAATTTCAATGAATCTTTTAAATGCGGGTACCCTCCAACAAAATCGTGTGCTAACCCAAATTTGCATGCTAATTGGGATGGCGGCCATTTAACAGAAGCTGCCTATAAATGGTTAGCCCATAGTATACTCACCGGAGCCTATACCGACAAAAACCTTAATACAATTTCTACTTCCTTCAAAGCCActtcttaa
- the LOC116028643 gene encoding GDSL esterase/lipase At1g28600-like, whose amino-acid sequence MASSVFIVTMLLSFLFLLLRTSPENTAAAAPYTSLFSFGDSLADTGNLLHLSPETNRPPHFALPPYGETFFHTPTGRFSDGRVVIDFIADSLGLPFLPPYVGEEKNESGRRNFGQGVNFAVAGATALDDEFFKKIGVHLTPNISLDCQLNWFKEMLPTICHSSSECNEFLKSSLVVVGEIGGNDYNHAFLGGIPTDFIKSYVSKVVSKIGSVIHELIGLGAVTLLVPGELPKGCSAAYLATYMSSNQTDYDPETGCLNWLNDFAKYHNSLLINELNHLQELHPHATIIYADYYNAAMQFYLTPDKLGFKEGALVACCGAGGPYNFNASVQCGYPPTKGCADPNLYANWDGMHLTEAAYKWLAHGILTGAYTNKNLNIISSSFKATS is encoded by the exons ATGGCTTCTTCTGTGTTTATTGTTACAATGTTACTATCATTCTTATTTCTCTTGTTACGAACATCACCGGAAAataccgccgccgccgcccccTACACATCCCTCTTTAGCTTCGGGGATTCGTTAGCCGACACCGGAAACCTCCTTCATCTATCACCGGAAACCAACCGGCCACCGCACTTTGCCCTCCCACCTTACGGAGAAACCTTCTTCCACACCCCCACCGGCCGATTTTCCGACGGCCGTGTCGTCATCGACTTCATCG CCGATAGTTTGGGGCTTCCGTTTCTTCCGCCGTATGTCGGGGAGGAGAAAAATGAAAGTGGCCGCCGGAATTTTGGTCAAGGTGTGAATTTCGCCGTCGCCGGTGCTACGGCTTTGGACGAcgaattttttaagaaaattggAGTCCATCTCACCCCTAATATCTCCTTGGACTGCCAATTGAATTGGTTCAAGGAAATGTTACCAACCATTTGCCACTCCTCATCAG AATGCAATGAATTTCTTAAAAGCTCATTAGTAGTAGTGGGTGAAATTGGAGGAAATGATTACAACCATGCATTCCTTGGAGGAATACCAACCGATTTTATTAAATCATACGTCTCAAAAGTTGTCTCCAAAATTGGCTCAGTTATTCAT GAACTGATTGGCCTAGGAGCCGTTACACTACTTGTGCCAGGAGAGCTCCCAAAGGGATGCTCAGCAGCTTACCTAGCAACATACATGAGCTCCAACCAGACCGACTACGATCCCGAAACTGGTTGCCTGAATTGGCTAAACGACTTCGCAAAGTACCACAACAGCCTTCTGATTAACGAACTTAACCACCTCCAGGAACTTCACCCCCACGCTACAATCATCTATGCTGATTATTACAATGCGGCAATGCAATTTTACCTCACCCCGGACAAATTAGGGTTCAAAGAAGGGGCACTTGTAGCATGCTGTGGAGCAGGAGGACCATACAATTTCAATGCATCTGTTCAGTGTGGGTACCCTCCAACAAAAGGGTGTGCTGACCCAAATTTGTATGCTAATTGGGATGGCATGCATTTAACAGAAGCTGCCTATAAATGGTTAGCCCATGGTATACTCACCGGAGCCTATACCAACAAAAACCTTAATATAATCTCTAGTTCCTTCAAAGCCACTTCTTAA
- the LOC116028450 gene encoding GDSL esterase/lipase At1g28570-like: protein MSAMGFSLGTAITYYIVLVVFALVGDVAGCYKSIVGFGDSLSDTGNLFHNSKSLSNSFVKSSVLPYGETFFHHPTGRYSDGRLIIDFIAESMGLPLVQPYFGGESNGDRSFAEGVNFAVAGATAMDISFLTERGIINSCTNVSLGNELDWFKQICQTPSRCKEYLESSIVLMGEIGGNDYNYAFSQGHSKEEVLSFVPKVVTTIASAVNELIKYGVQTLIVPGDLPIGCSPYHLSYFITSNASEYDPQTGCMTWLNDFVEYHNELLQEELDRLRELHPHTTIIYADYYNAAMKLYTSPSNYGFNNTLEACCGGGGPYNYDPDVNCGSPLSTVCDSPSSYISWDGSHLTEAAYRWISDGLLNGPYTSPQINGECILSRPKIKISDS from the exons atgtcagcCATGGGTTTCTCTCTAGGAACTGCAATTACTTATTATATAGTTTTGGTAGTGTTTGCATTGGTCGGAGATGTTGCCGGCTGCTACAAGTCCATCGTAGGTTTCGGAGATTCGCTCTCCGACACCGGAAACCTTTTTCACAATTCCAAATCATTATCCAATAGCTTCGTCAAGTCGTCGGTACTACCCTACGGCGAAACGTTCTTTCACCATCCCACCGGCCGATACTCCGACGGCCGCCTCATCATAGATTTTATCG CTGAGAGCATGGGGCTTCCATTGGTGCAACCTTATTTCGGCGGCGAAAGTAATGGTGATCGGAGTTTTGCGGAAGGAGTGAATTTTGCGGTGGCGGGGGCGACGGCGATGGACATCTCATTCTTGACGGAGAGAGGAATTATTAATAGCTGCACAAATGTATCACTGGGAAATGAATTGGATTGGTTTAAGCAGATTTGCCAGACGCCGTCAA GATGCAAGGAGTATTTAGAAAGCTCAATAGTTCTAATGGGGGAGATTGGTGGCAACGATTACAATTATGCATTCAGTCAAGGCCATTCCAAAGAAGAAGTTTTGTCTTTTGTTCCCAAAGTTGTTACAACCATTGCTTCAGCTGTCAAT GAGCTAATTAAATATGGAGTGCAAACACTAATAGTTCCGGGCGACCTACCAATTGGATGTTCACCTTACCATCTATCATACTTCATAACTTCCAATGCGAGTGAATACGATCCCCAAACTGGTTGCATGACTTGGTTGAACGATTTCGTAGAGTACCACAATGAACTACTTCAAGAGGAGTTGGACCGTCTCAGAGAACTCCATCCTCATACCACAATAATTTATGCAGATTACTATAATGCTGCAATGAAATTGTATACATCTCCAAGCAATTACG GATTTAACAATACTTTGGAAGCATGCTGTGGAGGTGGGGGCCCATACAATTACGATCCGGATGTGAATTGTGGGTCCCCGTTATCAACGGTTTGTGATAGCCCTTCATCGTATATTAGCTGGGACGGGTCGCACCTGACAGAAGCCGCTTATCGATGGATATCTGATGGGCTTCTAAACGGCCCATATACTAGCCCACAAATCAATGGCGAATGTATTCTCTCGcgcccaaaaataaaaatttcggACTCTTAG